The Anaerolineae bacterium genome window below encodes:
- the mobB gene encoding molybdopterin-guanine dinucleotide biosynthesis protein B — MTHREVPPILVVAGYSDSGKTTLIERLVPELRRRGLRVGVVKHLGSHFDLDSPGKDTHRFWESGADSVGVLAPDRTLVMWRDANADLKALASLMPVDLVLAEGFKSGSGPRILVTGGRADAGAQWGRGREVIAAVGGAEAEGPWPAHSPDDIAGVADRVEAWLLSLRDAR; from the coding sequence ATGACCCACAGAGAGGTACCACCCATCCTGGTGGTGGCGGGCTACTCCGACAGCGGCAAGACCACGCTCATAGAGCGGCTGGTACCCGAGTTGCGGCGTCGCGGCCTTCGCGTAGGGGTGGTGAAGCACCTGGGCAGCCACTTCGACCTCGATTCGCCCGGTAAGGATACCCATCGCTTCTGGGAGTCGGGGGCCGACTCGGTGGGGGTGTTGGCGCCGGATCGAACGCTGGTGATGTGGCGGGATGCCAACGCGGACCTCAAGGCCCTGGCCAGCCTGATGCCCGTGGACCTGGTGTTAGCCGAAGGCTTCAAGTCGGGCTCCGGTCCCCGAATCCTGGTGACCGGGGGGAGGGCCGATGCCGGCGCGCAATGGGGGCGGGGGCGAGAGGTGATCGCCGCGGTAGGTGGGGCGGAGGCGGAGGGGCCGTGGCCAGCGCACTCCCCTGACGACATAGCGGGAGTAGCGGATCGGGTAGAGGCGTGGCTGCTCAGCCTTCGAGACGCGCGATGA